In one Vicia villosa cultivar HV-30 ecotype Madison, WI unplaced genomic scaffold, Vvil1.0 ctg.000987F_1_1, whole genome shotgun sequence genomic region, the following are encoded:
- the LOC131632711 gene encoding uncharacterized protein LOC131632711, with the protein MGFGAKSLSWMEGFTFSSSMSVITNGSTTKDFKVKKGLHQGDPLFHFLFVLETDVLTALMRKAISNNDFRGFKINEVENVNMLQFADDTVILEEGDTANLWRMKEILRGFEMMSGLRVNFNKSNIYGVNVCDGFIEATSTFVSCKVDILPFIFLGVKVGGNPQTLAMWKDLIIMLKWRLAVWKGINLNTVRRQKAYHWVSWDIVCKSREEGGLGVNNVEVMNVALLSKWKWKILVEEEAVWRGILVSRYGNIKLKILVGDISIAEKSDYIWWRDILIFDNYAALLNQKFSGAI; encoded by the exons ATGGGGTTTGGCGCTAAATCGTTGTCGTGGATGGAAGGTTTCACTTTTTCTAGTAGTATGTCCGTTATTACCAACGGTAGCACTACAAAGGATTTCAAAGTCAAGAAAGGTCTTCATCAAGGCGATCCTTTGTtccattttttgtttgttttggaaaCGGATGTTCTTACGGCGTTAATGCGAAAGGCTATTTCAAACAATGATTTTAGGGGTTTCAAGATCAATGAAGTGGAGAATGTGAACAtgttacaatttgcggatgataccgtCATCTTAGAGGAAGGAGATACCGCAAATTTGTGGAGAATGAAGGAAATTCTTAGGGGCTTTGAGATGATGTCGGGATTGCGGGTAAATTTCAATAAAAGTAATATTTATGGTGTTAACGTTTGTGATGGTTTTATTGAGGCGACTTCTACCTTTGTCTCTTGTAAAGTAGACATACTTCCCTTTATATTCCTCGGTGTTAAAGTGGGCGGTAACCCGCAGACGCTTGCCATGTGGAAGGATTTGATCATAATGTTGAAATGGAGATTGGCCGTTTGGAAGGGTATTAATCTCAACACAGTG CGACGTCAAAAGGCCTATCATTGGGTGAGTTGGGATATCGTGTGCAAATCACGGGAAGAAGGTGGTTTGGGAGTAAATAATGTGGAGGTTATGAACGTGGCGTTGTTGAGTAAATGGAAGTGGAAGATTCTTGTAGAAGAAGAGGCAGTGTGGAGGGGAATTCTTGTTTCTAGATACGGAAACATTAAATTGAAGATTCTTGTTGGTGACATCTCCATAGCTGAAAAAAGTGACTATATTTGGTGGAGGGATATTCTTATCTTTGATAATTATGCTGCTTTGTTGAACCAAAAATTTTCAGGTgctatctga